In Bacillota bacterium, a single window of DNA contains:
- a CDS encoding diaminopimelate epimerase: protein MEFTKMHGLGNDFVIVNGCRETIPSDYCTLAKKVCDRHFGVGADGLVFILPSERADVRMRIFNSDGSEAEMCGNVIRCVAKYLYEREIVKGVFIRVETLAGIMMPEVILENGRVTGARVDMGEPILERQLIPMLGDPGRAVNEPIIVNGKELRITAVSMGNPHCLVFVPQLDKIPFRVWGPEIEHHPLFPRKTNVEFIEVINPNEIRVKVWERGVGETLACGTGACACVVGGVLNGKTGREVVVHLPGGRLNIEWAKNGRVYMTGPATEVFSGTLFLENL from the coding sequence ATGGAATTTACGAAAATGCATGGTTTAGGCAATGACTTTGTCATCGTCAACGGGTGCCGTGAAACCATCCCCAGTGATTATTGCACATTGGCGAAAAAGGTGTGTGACCGTCATTTTGGGGTCGGTGCCGATGGCCTTGTTTTTATTCTGCCTTCTGAGCGGGCAGATGTCCGGATGCGCATCTTTAACTCCGATGGCAGCGAAGCCGAGATGTGTGGCAATGTCATTCGCTGTGTGGCCAAATACCTTTACGAGCGAGAGATAGTCAAGGGTGTTTTTATTCGGGTTGAGACTCTAGCGGGGATCATGATGCCTGAAGTAATCCTGGAAAATGGGCGGGTAACCGGAGCTAGAGTCGACATGGGTGAGCCGATCCTGGAACGCCAGTTGATCCCGATGTTGGGCGACCCGGGGCGGGCTGTCAATGAGCCGATTATCGTCAATGGAAAAGAGCTACGGATTACTGCGGTTTCTATGGGTAATCCCCACTGTTTGGTGTTTGTTCCCCAACTGGATAAGATTCCATTCCGTGTTTGGGGGCCCGAGATTGAACACCACCCGTTGTTTCCCCGCAAAACCAATGTCGAGTTTATCGAAGTCATTAACCCGAACGAAATTCGGGTTAAGGTCTGGGAACGCGGGGTGGGCGAAACCCTGGCCTGTGGCACCGGGGCCTGCGCTTGTGTGGTTGGCGGGGTATTAAATGGCAAGACCGGCCGGGAGGTGGTGGTTCACCTTCCCGGTGGACGACTGAACATCGAGTGGGCTAAGAATGGCCGAGTCTACATGACTGGACCGGCGACTGAAGTGTTTAGTGGCACGTTATTTCTCGAAAATCTATAA
- a CDS encoding HD domain-containing protein — MTRQGLSELSNLTNLLIDYAIQQLNISQWKIKYVGRDTENDPYITALIRRHLIDEKDVVLGVDQSGDILVLPELEHILKSSNVSEILLPFETNGELAGIMTIDRSELTGLPPARAKDLGRWVIERVEKQLTNLIKETVIIDPETKVYERTYFEEKLRGVIARATLANTPVNLLVCGVEVYGRDGTIATTEQVKRAVVATAQVISQTCRELDVVGRLSEQVFALALIGLSSQEVRCFGEQLQARIKQLDISQQLFILPSIGVASFPRDCFTAEKLLDLSYWTYLYARGQEAGSIQFFSSYQEENTPYDQLKEQLLVHSVEALAAAVDARDHYTAKHSRFVAELSSAIAQALGLVKEEAFQVGMAGLVHDVGKIGVSDSILNKQGPLTVEERQIIQTHPIVGGNIMRELRNLNRLEPAIVHHHERFDGKGYPAGLAGQGIPLPARILAVADAYHAMISDRPYRRRLTKRAALAELEANKNTQFDSRVVDALLKIETGGI; from the coding sequence ATGACGCGTCAAGGTTTAAGTGAATTATCCAATTTAACTAATCTGCTCATTGATTATGCGATTCAACAGTTAAACATTTCTCAGTGGAAAATCAAATATGTTGGCCGGGATACGGAAAATGATCCATATATTACGGCCCTGATCCGCCGTCATTTGATCGATGAGAAAGACGTTGTTCTAGGTGTTGATCAGTCGGGTGATATTCTGGTGCTCCCTGAACTGGAGCATATTCTTAAATCCAGCAATGTGTCAGAAATTCTTCTGCCTTTTGAAACCAACGGCGAGTTAGCCGGCATCATGACTATCGACCGTTCTGAGCTAACCGGCCTTCCGCCGGCGCGGGCTAAAGATCTGGGCCGCTGGGTAATCGAAAGGGTAGAAAAACAGCTGACCAATTTAATTAAAGAAACTGTTATAATTGATCCTGAAACTAAAGTCTATGAACGGACTTACTTTGAGGAGAAACTGCGGGGAGTCATCGCCCGTGCCACGCTGGCCAATACCCCTGTCAACTTGCTGGTATGCGGCGTGGAAGTCTACGGCCGGGACGGGACAATCGCGACCACGGAGCAAGTGAAAAGGGCGGTTGTGGCCACGGCACAGGTCATAAGTCAAACTTGTCGGGAGCTTGATGTGGTCGGACGGCTCTCCGAACAGGTTTTTGCGCTGGCCCTGATTGGTCTAAGTAGCCAAGAAGTTCGCTGTTTTGGCGAACAGCTACAGGCTAGGATCAAGCAATTGGATATTTCCCAACAACTATTTATTCTTCCCTCGATTGGTGTTGCTTCATTTCCCCGTGATTGTTTTACGGCCGAAAAACTGCTCGACCTGAGTTATTGGACCTATCTGTATGCCCGGGGACAGGAGGCGGGGTCGATTCAGTTTTTTAGCTCTTACCAGGAAGAAAACACTCCTTATGACCAGCTCAAAGAACAACTCCTGGTGCATTCAGTCGAAGCCCTGGCGGCGGCGGTTGATGCCCGGGACCACTACACCGCCAAACACTCCCGGTTTGTGGCCGAGCTGAGTTCGGCGATTGCCCAGGCCCTTGGTCTAGTCAAGGAAGAGGCGTTTCAGGTGGGTATGGCCGGCCTGGTCCATGACGTGGGGAAGATTGGTGTTTCCGACAGTATTCTGAATAAGCAGGGTCCTCTGACGGTGGAGGAGAGACAGATTATTCAAACTCACCCGATTGTAGGCGGTAATATTATGCGGGAATTGCGCAACTTAAACCGGCTGGAACCCGCGATCGTTCATCATCACGAGCGTTTCGATGGCAAGGGTTACCCGGCTGGCCTAGCTGGCCAGGGTATTCCTTTACCGGCTCGGATCCTGGCAGTGGCGGATGCCTACCATGCAATGATTTCGGACCGGCCCTATCGCCGGCGTTTAACGAAGAGAGCCGCCTTGGCGGAACTTGAGGCCAATAAAAATACTCAGTTTGATTCGCGCGTTGTGGACGCTTTACTCAAGATTGAGACTGGGGGAATTTAG
- a CDS encoding LL-diaminopimelate aminotransferase, with product MREAVQLQKLPPYLFARIEQKVAEAREKGIDVINLGIGDPDRPTPAHIVAKAMEQVQNPPNHRYPTSVGLLEYRQAVADWYRRRFGVELNPRSEVVSLIGSKEGIAHIAFCYLNPGDLTLVPDPGYPVYGIGTLLANGEPYIMPLRAENGFLPELDAIPAEVARKAKIMYLNYPNNPTGALADAEFFERVVAFARKYDILVCHDAAYSEIAFDGVKPLSFLQIPGAKEVGIEFHSVSKTYNMTGWRIGWAVGNPQAIEVLSRFKSNVDSGVFQAVQYAAVAALNGPQDCVDEMRRVYQERRDVLIDGLNAMGWQLEKPKATIYVWIPVPKGYNSTEFAELVLEKAAVVITPGIGYGAFGDRYFRVALTVEKERIQEAVERMKATLGQIEL from the coding sequence ATGCGAGAAGCCGTTCAACTGCAGAAACTTCCCCCGTATTTGTTTGCTCGTATCGAGCAGAAGGTCGCGGAGGCCCGGGAAAAGGGGATTGATGTGATCAACCTGGGGATTGGTGATCCTGACCGGCCTACGCCGGCGCACATCGTGGCCAAAGCGATGGAACAGGTACAAAATCCGCCTAACCATCGATATCCCACCTCGGTTGGGCTGTTAGAATACCGTCAGGCGGTGGCTGATTGGTACCGGCGGCGTTTTGGGGTGGAACTGAATCCCCGCAGTGAAGTGGTCTCCCTCATTGGTTCAAAAGAGGGGATCGCACACATCGCCTTTTGTTACTTAAACCCGGGTGACCTGACCCTGGTCCCTGATCCCGGCTACCCGGTTTACGGAATTGGTACCTTATTGGCTAATGGTGAGCCCTACATAATGCCGCTACGGGCGGAAAACGGATTTTTGCCGGAGCTGGACGCCATTCCGGCGGAAGTAGCCCGGAAGGCAAAGATCATGTACCTCAATTATCCGAATAACCCGACCGGCGCCCTGGCTGATGCGGAGTTCTTTGAGCGGGTGGTGGCCTTTGCCCGTAAATATGATATTCTGGTCTGTCACGATGCAGCCTATTCAGAGATTGCTTTTGACGGGGTTAAACCCTTAAGTTTCTTACAGATCCCGGGAGCGAAAGAGGTGGGCATTGAGTTCCACTCCGTATCCAAAACATACAACATGACTGGCTGGCGGATCGGCTGGGCGGTGGGAAATCCGCAGGCGATCGAGGTGCTTAGCCGGTTTAAGTCCAATGTTGATTCCGGCGTATTCCAGGCCGTTCAGTATGCGGCCGTGGCTGCTCTGAATGGACCGCAGGATTGTGTGGATGAGATGCGGCGGGTCTACCAGGAGCGCCGGGATGTCTTGATTGATGGCCTTAACGCCATGGGTTGGCAACTGGAGAAACCCAAGGCGACTATTTACGTTTGGATTCCGGTACCGAAGGGATATAACTCTACCGAATTTGCCGAGTTGGTCCTGGAAAAAGCAGCGGTAGTGATTACGCCCGGCATTGGCTACGGTGCCTTTGGTGACCGCTATTTCCGGGTTGCCTTGACGGTGGAAAAGGAACGGATTCAGGAAGCCGTAGAACGGATGAAAGCCACCCTGGGACAGATTGAGTTATAG
- a CDS encoding PAS domain S-box protein: MNDEEKSKEQLIRELKEMQQLVAQLEASINQCQVLKDEMQKTEEMYRTIFENTGSSTSIIEEDTTISMVNAEHEKITGYSKEEVEGKMKWPQLFTPESVSKMLTYHQLRRISPNAAPRNYEAQLVDKNGNVKDVLMTVAMIPGTKKSLASIMDITEQKKAEKLLQQTQCKGENYEQEKQQAELQLRELLNNKVFLLSDKSAFLTIKTAPGYAHALALVIESMHFPEVLGTIAGNDLLLIITKEPDANATILNTLKANFN; encoded by the coding sequence ATGAACGATGAAGAAAAATCAAAAGAGCAGTTGATCCGTGAACTGAAGGAAATGCAGCAATTAGTCGCCCAGCTGGAAGCATCAATCAACCAGTGTCAAGTGTTAAAAGACGAAATGCAGAAAACTGAAGAAATGTATCGAACCATTTTCGAAAACACAGGCTCTTCCACAAGTATAATTGAGGAAGACACGACAATATCAATGGTCAACGCAGAACATGAAAAAATAACCGGCTATTCTAAAGAAGAAGTCGAAGGGAAGATGAAATGGCCGCAATTATTCACCCCTGAATCTGTGAGTAAAATGCTGACCTATCATCAATTGCGAAGAATTTCTCCCAATGCGGCCCCCAGAAACTACGAAGCCCAACTTGTGGATAAAAATGGTAACGTCAAAGATGTCCTTATGACCGTCGCGATGATTCCGGGAACTAAAAAAAGTCTGGCCTCAATTATGGATATTACTGAACAAAAGAAAGCGGAAAAGTTGCTGCAACAAACTCAGTGTAAAGGAGAAAATTACGAACAAGAAAAGCAGCAGGCCGAGCTGCAGTTGCGTGAACTGCTCAACAACAAGGTGTTTTTGCTCAGCGACAAGTCTGCCTTCCTAACAATCAAAACAGCGCCGGGCTATGCCCATGCGCTGGCATTAGTGATCGAGAGTATGCACTTTCCGGAAGTGCTTGGCACAATTGCAGGAAATGATCTTTTATTGATCATCACTAAAGAGCCAGATGCCAATGCCACCATATTGAATACTCTTAAAGCTAATTTCAATTAA
- a CDS encoding HD-GYP domain-containing protein has protein sequence MRRIPLGYASPGMIIAKNIYNGDGRVLLAAGMTLTSSYLSRLEKLGVPSLYIKDESIGELDIPEPVSEKTRIATVKTLKETFYQLETARKLDVDRIKGTVNQIIDEIVANQDIMVNLVDIRTQDDYTFAHSVNVCILSIMTGISLHYNSLQLRDLAVGAILHDIGKTQIPKSILNKPEKLTPAEYNLVQEHTTAGFEILRTYREISLLSAHVAFQHHERLNGQGYPRGLKDNEIHEYARITAVADAYDALTADRPYRQGFHPAEAMRIMCEGSAKEFDARIVAALLENVAVYPVGSLVQLNTGEIGMVIDVNRDAQTRPIIKILLDRFNQPATKHQEIDLDKFSTVYIVRAFSEEQSYFLIKQLREGLKLSNVRE, from the coding sequence ATGAGACGTATACCTCTTGGATATGCATCACCAGGAATGATCATTGCCAAAAACATATACAACGGTGATGGCCGCGTGCTGCTGGCCGCAGGAATGACCCTGACCAGTTCTTATCTCAGCCGCCTGGAAAAGTTAGGAGTTCCCAGCCTTTACATCAAAGATGAGAGTATTGGTGAACTGGATATTCCTGAGCCGGTTTCAGAAAAAACACGGATAGCCACGGTCAAGACCTTGAAAGAAACCTTTTACCAATTGGAAACAGCCCGCAAACTTGATGTTGACCGCATCAAAGGTACGGTTAATCAAATTATCGATGAAATCGTGGCCAACCAAGACATCATGGTGAACCTGGTCGATATTCGAACCCAAGATGACTATACTTTTGCGCATTCGGTAAATGTCTGTATTCTGTCGATCATGACGGGAATTTCCTTGCACTACAACAGTTTGCAGCTCCGCGATCTGGCTGTCGGGGCCATTCTGCACGATATCGGCAAAACGCAAATCCCCAAGTCCATATTAAACAAGCCGGAAAAACTTACCCCGGCGGAGTATAATTTAGTTCAGGAACATACTACCGCCGGTTTTGAAATCCTGCGTACCTACCGGGAAATTTCGCTCCTGTCCGCCCACGTCGCTTTTCAACACCACGAGCGGCTGAATGGGCAAGGTTATCCACGGGGACTAAAAGACAATGAGATTCACGAGTATGCACGCATTACCGCCGTTGCTGACGCCTACGACGCACTGACAGCCGACCGCCCATACCGACAGGGTTTTCATCCAGCAGAAGCCATGCGTATAATGTGTGAAGGTTCAGCAAAAGAGTTCGACGCACGAATCGTGGCCGCGCTTCTGGAAAACGTGGCGGTGTATCCCGTGGGCAGTCTGGTCCAATTAAACACCGGCGAAATCGGCATGGTCATTGATGTCAACCGGGACGCTCAAACCAGACCGATTATTAAAATCCTGTTGGACCGTTTCAATCAACCGGCAACCAAACATCAGGAAATCGATCTGGACAAGTTCTCTACCGTATACATTGTCCGCGCCTTTAGTGAAGAGCAATCTTACTTCTTAATTAAACAGTTACGGGAAGGATTAAAGTTGTCCAACGTCAGGGAATAA
- a CDS encoding N-acetylmuramoyl-L-alanine amidase → MRIMLDPGHGGYDTGAIGPTSLQEKEVTLAVASVVGRLLVCAGQEVRLTRNGDEVSWPSDLWQDLQMRCELANNWPADYFVSIHCNAASDPAAHGTETYCYKFGGQGERLARAIQAELIQTTGLTDRGVKTANFYVLRNTKMPAVLTEIAFISNSQEEQLLADPGFQETCAVAIATGIAAFLGIQLPPSLPPDGVWINIGDHIIEGRIIDGRAWGPVRQVAELLGKTVRWVEEERTVIIES, encoded by the coding sequence ATGCGTATTATGCTAGACCCGGGGCATGGTGGTTACGATACCGGAGCGATTGGCCCGACCAGCCTCCAAGAAAAGGAGGTCACTTTAGCGGTGGCGAGCGTCGTGGGCAGGCTGCTGGTCTGCGCGGGGCAAGAGGTGCGTCTGACCCGGAATGGGGACGAGGTGAGTTGGCCGTCTGATCTATGGCAAGACCTCCAAATGCGCTGCGAACTGGCAAACAACTGGCCGGCTGACTATTTTGTGAGCATTCATTGTAATGCGGCGAGTGATCCAGCGGCCCACGGTACAGAAACCTACTGTTATAAATTTGGTGGTCAAGGTGAAAGGTTGGCCAGGGCCATTCAAGCCGAGTTGATTCAAACAACCGGATTGACTGACCGTGGCGTTAAAACAGCCAACTTTTATGTTTTACGGAACACGAAGATGCCAGCGGTGCTTACGGAAATTGCTTTCATCTCGAATTCCCAGGAAGAGCAACTCCTGGCTGATCCCGGTTTTCAGGAGACCTGTGCTGTGGCTATTGCCACGGGGATAGCGGCTTTTTTGGGGATACAATTGCCCCCCAGCCTGCCTCCCGATGGTGTTTGGATAAACATTGGGGACCATATAATTGAAGGGAGAATCATTGATGGACGTGCCTGGGGTCCAGTTCGCCAGGTGGCAGAACTGTTAGGGAAAACGGTTCGTTGGGTTGAGGAAGAAAGGACAGTCATTATTGAATCTTAA